The genomic segment TTGCCGCGTATGTAATGAGCAATACGTTGATATGCTTCGTCCCACGTGATGACGTGAAAACCCGGTTCGCCTTTCTCACGCACCATCGGTACGGGCAACCGACCCAGCTCGCGCAAGTGGGCATTAGACCATGTGGCGAGCGTCGAAACGTCAGCAAGCTGACGCACGTCCAGCTCAGCCATCGTGTTCAGACGAAGCAAATTCAACCGCGTCAGGCAAAGATGCACGCCGTCAATTGTCCAATCGCGAAAGCCGGCTACACCCAGAGCGCATCCATCGCACACGCCCTGACTCAGCACTTTCCACGCATAGGACAAATTGTCTCGATTTTGCCAAGCGACACGGGCCATGTCGCGATAGTGATTCGGCTTGCTCTGGCCGAGTCCAAATGGAACCAGGCGCTTGAGCGTGTCCTTCCAGCCTCTTTCAATGCGATGCGACATTGGTGACCTCGTGGTTCGTGGTCTGTGATTCGTGAGCCGTGGTCCGTGATTCGTAATACGTGATTCGTGAGCCGTGATTCGTAATACGTGATTCGTGGTCCGTGATTCGTGAGCCCTGGTCCGTGAGCCATGATTCGTGAGCCGTGATTCGTGAGTCGGGATCCGTGTGTCGTCATTTAATTCACCATCCTCGGTTCACGATCCACGATCCACGATCCACGATCCACGGATCACGCTTTCGGCGCTGGCGGGGGCAAGTCTCGCGCTTCGACGACCGATTGAAATCCCTCGCGGGCATGAGCGCCATCACAGAACGGTTTATTGTTTGAATGTCCGCAACGGCACAAGGCGACGGTTGTACGGCCGCCCAATCCAAAGGTATTTCCGTTGGCATCCTTGATAACGATATTCTCGCCGATGACACGGAGTGGACCATTATTCGCGCAAATAATTTCTATACTCATCAAGACTCCTCCTTCATATTGAATTTAGGCTGGGCATTATAGCGTAGTGAGAGACCGACAACAATTCAGTTGACTGATCACGTGGGCAGCAACCAAATGTTGGCCATGACCGATCAGCCGCGAATTGTGAAGGGCGAGAGCTTCGCCC from the Blastocatellia bacterium genome contains:
- a CDS encoding CDGSH iron-sulfur domain-containing protein, with product MSIEIICANNGPLRVIGENIVIKDANGNTFGLGGRTTVALCRCGHSNNKPFCDGAHAREGFQSVVEARDLPPPAPKA